TCACGTAGAAAATTTGAGACCGTATACGAAATATAGAGTAAGTCTCTACCGAtcgtaatttttaataaatagtaaGTAAGATTATATAGGCATACTATAAAAAGCAAtcatgaggtctaggttggagtgcgcttgcctagaaaatgcctattcattTTTGGCTTGAAGGTAAAACGTAGCAGGAAACAAACAGGGATGCCGGAAGATCAATAAAATGCTGAACACGTCATCAACAAGCATTTCCAGAACCGAAATTCGTTTTCACGGCAGGCCCTACGTGGCTCTTACTTAagataaaataagtaagtagatagaAAACGTGCCTTATTCCAGACCTGTAAATCCGAACAATTTTAGCAGGCCGGTAATTTATACCTGTTTAGATAATGTTTTACTTTCCAAGTTTATCTAGATAGATTTATCCCTGAATTTCCGCGGGAATTCAGGGATATCACCGAACGAAGTTCGATTGCTTAGATACAAATACTAAGCctacattatgaagaactgCTTGGAGGACTTAATAAAGACTGCTCAGAAATTTTCAGTTCCGAGTGGCAATATTCCTCTCTGGGCACAGCAGTGGCGGTGAGCCGGTGTACTCGACACCTTCAGTAGTCATATCCACTCTGGAAAGTGGGCAGCCCAGCTCCGCGCCCACCGCGCTGCGAGCCGCGGCGCCTGACCCCAGCCGTGTCGCCATCTCGTGGGAACCCGGACCCTTTCCGAACGGACCTCTTATTTCATATGTGCTGAGGCTAGCTGACACACAACCTAACACAAATAATGCCTTGGAGGTAAGCTGTATGATCACATAATTCTTCTTGGGCTTGGTCAGACAAATATTGCGTCTGTCCAAGTAGCCATAGGTAGTGGTTTCTTGGTGCATAAAAACGCAACGCCTACACGAATTGACAAACGCAGAAGTTCATAAAATACAGCGTGCCGGTTTGTTTGTTACGCGCAAACGCACAACATTATACTTATCATACTACTTAACCCTGTGTTTAGCGTACGCGGTTTAGGCATGCATAATATTTAAACCTTGGTGGGTTGGTGGAACTATCTTAGGAGCATTGTTAATAGATGGCCGATTGTAGCTCtaccttattttatttacgtgttaaatatataggtaggtacctgtattTATTTCCACTTTAGTGTCCAGAGAATCATAAAGATCATTTTATACTCTaatctttgtttacatatttagcattatttattataggataTGCCGGCATCAAACAATACGCTGTTCTATATGTTCCAAAACTTGGCACCAGCGCGGGAATATGAAGTGTCAGTTGCAATGCGTAATGCTGTTGGAGAAGGCCCTAGAGCCAGCGTAAGAATAAAAACTCCACCGTTACCTACGTGTAAGCAATACATAATTTGAAATAGCTgcatgttaattaattattacgaaTGCTATTGCtatgattatttatttgatttagaGATGCCTGGTGCATGAAATTATTGATCTTTCTTTTTTGGCGTTTCTTGACTGCCAGTAATTTGTGCagtaaaaattaataacaatcatcatcatcgctacTAATAACCATTAACCATCACCAGcaaattcatttcattcatcAGATAGGTAAACGTTTAACAGACCAAAGTTAACATACAAATACTGTTCCAGCTGTTCCAAGTCAGCAGCCTGTATTAATTTTAGGAGGCGAACATAATATTCTTGCTGCGCCAGCGAATGATATGTTATCTGACCCTATAGAACTCTACAATACTGAACATGAAATAACTGGTAAGATAGTCCTTAGAAACaataatttatcattatcaggatttattaaagtttaaccaatcattttaatttttcaggagTTGGCCTCGACTTCTCCAGCGATTCTTTATTTGTATCTGTTTCAAACGGATACGTTTATCGAAGTTCTCTCGCTAAAAAGAGTCCCTGTGAACCTATTCTTACTCCAGAACATATATCGTACAAACCGTTAGATTTGTCCGTGGATTGGCTCAATAAGCATCTTTACGTACTTGGTGAAGTTTATTACACTAAAGAAGGCTCTGACTGGTCAAACTCTAGTGTTTATTCAAGTTGGGAAATATTGCGATGCGACTTTGATGGAAAGAATAAAATTGTTGCTTTATCAGGATTTAATTCACGGCCCATACATTTTGAAGTGGATGCTTACAACGGGTACTAACtataacttttaaaaacatttttgcttAGTAAAGAACTTATTTAATTACCCACATAAGAAATCCCTATAACTTATCAATGTTTATTATTCTAGGTATCTATTTTGGGCATTACGAGGAGTTGAACGAGGTGGTTTGTACAGATTAGATCTAGCGAACATTTCCAATGGTGTGAGACATGATGCTCCACCAGAACTTATTGTTAGAGATGCTCACCTGGGAGCTTTCACAGTAGACCATGCTGACTTCAGACTTCTTGTCACACATCTCAGGCAAAATACAGTACTCGCAGTTTCTCTTGATGGGTAAATGGCATCCTTCTCATAACATAAAAGTGGTTCTTAATTATAAAACAGTTATGCATTAGTTTTCTAATTCCAGGAGAGAAGTATCAGACTTTCGAAGTAACACGCAGAAGCCTATGTTTTTTTCGGCACGATCTATAGCTTATGCTAATGGCCTTTTTTACTGGACGAATGGTCGTGAAATGCTGACAGAAGAATACCACAAGCAAAGCGACAGTTACTATCATAATGAATATCCCTTAGCATACAATACAAAGACGCTTGCAACCAGACAAGTATTGGTTGCGCTGAGAAGTTGTCAGCCCATACCAGTCCCTGTGAATCCTCCTTTAGGGGTTCAAAGTATTATGGGAATAGACCGAGCAAAAGTATCGTGGGCTCCCCCACATTTGCTTGGACATCAGGGCACAGGAGCTTGGCAGCAATGGACATTTCAATTACAAGTAACAGAAGCGATATCtggtgtttattttaaaatgttagtAATAGTAActgattttaaaagtaaatcaCTGATTTAGGAAGTTtgattacttaatttttttaatttctagagAAAACATTCAAGAATCGATGTACATCGTCGAAAATATTTTATCAGACACCGAATATATTTTTCGAGTAGCGGCGGTAACCGAATCCGGATCGGGACCATGGTCTTCAGAATTTATTGGGAAAACGTTAACGTCTTCTTTAACTACTTTACAAAGTACTTTATTGTGGTCCGGTCCTGATGGTCTTTTACAAACTGATTTGACAGGGGACAACTTGCAGACTCTGATCCACAGGTAACATTCAGAAACTGTTATACACTTGACTACCTAAGATTTACTCTCTGGTCCTCTagccataaaaatatatttctccGCAGAACCTTTCTTAAAAATGTGTATATTACGGACATTTCTTGGTACCAAGATAAACTGTATTTGGTAACTAACACATCGACTGTAATGTGGTACAATACTACGAGCCACGAAACGGGTGTAATGGCCAATATGGACAATGTTGGGAGTTTAGCCGTAGATTGGGTTGGCAAAAAGATTTATTGGTCAAATCCTAAACAACAATTGGTACGTatgaaaaaatacaataacaaatgcataataagtacaataaaatgAAAGCCTTGCAGACTGCAGTATAATTTGAAACTCTATTTCAGATAACCAGAGGAAATTTTGATGGCGGTAATCGTGAACCAGTTCCAATAGTAACAGTTGCAAAAGAACTTGTTATAGATTCATTGAGAGCATACATATACTGGAACACAGGTCATGCAGTGGAAGCTTCTAGACTTAATGGagagaataaaattatttactatcCCGCACAATTATTTAGTGGAAAACAAGGTATGAATACCACTATTTACCTCTCTTATAAAAGTTGATAATACACAATTTTATTCGGTTTTTGTTGTTTATCAATTTTAGTGATGGGCCTTACAGCTGACCTGGAAAACAAATGGTTATATTGGTTAGTCAGGAGCTATGATGGATCTGAATTACATCGAGCACCAACAGCGGACAAAATATCAGCTAGCATTAATGAGGTTTGTTATTTAATGTGAGCTTTTGAATGCTTTCTTTAATGGTCATTTTATTATGGTTAGGTATATAAGCAGAATGTAATAATTTCAGGTATCTGGATCTTTGGTGACACGTTTATCAGGAACGGCCACCCTTGGACCACTATGCTATTTTAGTGGAAGGCTCGTCTGGGTGCAGGATTCTTCAAGAGCAGTAGTATCAGACTTGGCTGGAAAGTATACTGCGGAACTATTACCCCGTGTTCATGTTATTGCTGTGAGGGATCCTACGCTGCACAAAAATAGtggtaactttattttaattctactttataatatgtatcaaGATACCTTTTAATAACCtagcggtaggtaggtacatgtacatGGACCGTAGAATTCGTCTTATTGATGACGTTAGTTAAACGTTAGACGTTAGACCTTTATAATATTCAACTAAAATTTTCAGAATCTATCATTGCTATACCGGAAACAATACACGCATCGTCAATTTCGGTGGAAGGAGAATGGGACAAGTTTAATGTGACCTGGGCGCCAGCTGCCCGGGTCAACCTGAACACCAGCAGAGTATACTATGATGTCAGCTTGCAATTTGAAGGACAGCATAAaattgaagtaggtacatagttaaaatatgattttaaaattacttacctactacacaCTCCATGATCATTCTGATGACTCGAAGGTAATCGTGAACAGTATTCGACAGTATGCCCATTATTATCTTAGGCAATGGGTTTGTGTCTGTCTTTCTTCGTttagaattaggtaggtacttctgcAACGCCACACCATTTTGTGATTTGTGATCATGGACTCTTTTCAAGGGATTACTCTCGTCCATTAACATCTGCCAGACCCTGGCCACACCAGAGGAATCACCAAAACGTTACcagctgttttattttattatttattcagactAATCCAAAACGTGTACATGCTAAGTTATTAAAATCTAATTAAATTCTAAAAATTACTaagtaaagtaggtaactataattTATACACAAAAATTGCTTATATAAAATCTGGACCTGATCCAGCATCTTGTTTAGCTGTTAAGGAATTTGTTTAGCTATCCGCGATCCTTCATTCCTTGATTGTTACCATGAATCATGATAACATTTTGTAGATTGCAAAGGGGGGACTTGGCAAGAGTGGGAGTCACTCCGCAACTTCAGTTTCTATTAACTATTTGATTTTAACATTCACCGACTCCaaagaggttctcaatttggcccggtttttttttcagagaACGGTTGACGTAGCGTGGGTGGAAGTGTCCTCGCGCTCGGTGGCACCGTACAGCAGCATGGAAGTGACGGTGCGCGCGCACACGCAGTGGGGTGGCGGCGCTGTCGCACGCGCGTCGCTTAGGACCCCACAAGATGCACCCGCAGCACCACGAGCGCCTCGCGTCTACGTACAATCTGCACATAGGTGACAAACAAATATAGCAAGCTGAAAGTCCTACTAGTACCTTTGTTGGTATTTAGGCAAAACTTGGGAGCTCAGGTTAtgtaggattaaaaaaaattgttaacgtGGGCGTATCTCCTGAAGATACCTAAAAAGGAGAGAGTGTGTGTGATAAAAATACTGCTTTTgcagtatttttattaaattaaaaccgaAGGGGGGCAAATAGTAAAGGTATCAAGAAATTAAGAACGCACGCGGTGCTTCGTTTAGTAAgccatacctactaaaaatttaGTATCCAAAATAGGTTTGTCTGTTGAGCCCCTCCTAAACAGAACAGTTCCCTAGCCTTTACTCGTCCCATCTACAGAAACGACGACGGATTTCCCGGGGTCTCAAAAAGCATTATGCTTAGGTACATTATAGGTATTTTCTCTTTCTTGGTAACGAgcaataaagaaagaaaatctaTTCTAGTTTATCTACGTTCTGCAATCCACCTACGTTTTTGCCTGGCTACCTACTTCGCGCTGCAGTGGTctcatttagattttttttcaatagcGACGGCCCACTAACTGCCACGTTCAGGTGGGAAGCGCCCAGTAGAAGTAATGGTGTAGTGCGTGGATACGAGGCGCAGTGCTGGGCGGTGGGCGTCGGGTCTGCGCCAGTCAAGCCGTCAGCCTGTGCTGATGCGCGTCTGTCACCGCTGCACACACAACTCATGCTAAGGGATCTCGCACCTGCTTCCACATACTTCTTTCAGGTAACACccgaaaaacaattattttaagtCGATACTTTTTAAAAAACGGAAAAGCTAGTATCTTAAGCCACGTTAGTTTTAAAACGTCAATCGTCGTCACATCTTTTCTTAGAGCGCAATTCTCGATTTAAATAACGACAAAATAATTACACCTGTTTTCTTTAGTATCCGGTCCCAATCACACAAAATTTGTATGAATTTGATTATATTATGAGGTTATACTTATCCAAAAATGAACCCCGAATAAAGCATAATCGACAGCCAGGTACACGGTTATTGACCACCCTGAATCCCACTAACCGCTATAATTTCAGGATATTTCAGTATAGTCAGCTGGACTGaattacataattttttgtaataatctcAGACTCTTCTTCTAATAAAATCTCATAAATCCTTGTGTACCTACAGGTTCGAGCATTTACGGATGCTGGATATGGACAGTACTCCAAACTCGTATCTGCGTTATCAGATGAAATTAATCCAATACCCAAAGTAATAATATCTTCACAAGAATCAATTAAAATTGTCGATTTGGACTCCGGAGAAAGTGAACTTATACCGAAGAGTAATGGAATACCTATCGATTTCGTTGTTAGCATCGAAGAAAATGTTGCTTACTGGGCTAATAATTTGGAAGAAATATTCTCGTCTCGAATCAATGGCAGTGGAAACTTTAAGGTAAGACATGGTTTTGTACCAATAAAGTAGGTCCCTACCGtccctacttacctacatgttTAAATCCttgcataattatttatttaaaattttcaatgttttagctAACATCAATCAATGGAACTGCAACTAGCATTTGCGTGGATTGGGTTAGTCGATCAGTATATTGGGCACAAATAGAAATAACTTCAACGGAGTCTTATGTGATGTATCGAGCTGACTTAGGCATTCCAAACACTAGACCACATATTACCCGTGTCTTAGTAAGGAAACAACCAATTCACAGTTTGCAAATTGCTCCAAAGCTGCGGTAAGAAAGCAAACTATAtaaatgatattaaaaatataaacttctattactaactaactttttataaattttaggtCTTTATATTGGTACGAAGAAAGTAAACATAAAGGATTAGGAACATTAATGACTGCATATGTGGACGGGAGCAATATTAGATCATTTTTTAACAATTCTGAGGAAGATATTTCCATGTCAGATTTTTTAGATAAATGCAACTGTCCTCAAAATCCACAAGTGACCAAAAGTTTCGTGCTTGATATGACGAACAAAACCGTTGAATTGTATTGGGTAGATCCATGGGCAAATCATATCAAACAGTCCGATAAGAATGGATGTGTCTGTAAAGTCATAGTTAACGCCACAGAAAAAAGAAAGTACGGGTTTCCCCCAATGTCAATAACGGTAGATAGCAAATATATCTACTGGTACAACTCAAcagaaaaattaatattttatacaaacaaagttaAAAAGAACAAAATAGAACAAGTGAAGTCTTCTTTTGGGTACAAGATAGTGGCTCTCGATCCAGAAAACCAACCGTACCCTCCAAGACACTGTTTACTTCCTAGTTCACAAAGATTGTTGCCACATGTATTAACTCACTCAGCGAACAGCGTAACATTAAAATTACCTTCAGTAGGCAAACCATTCGGATGTGAAAAGGAGCAATATGAAATGACCGCCGCTGAATACACAATTTTTTATCGTGTACATATGAAAAATGATTCAACCATTTGTGATAAGGAATCATGTCCGTACATTACGACTACTAACACCGTCGTAGCATTAAATGAACTAAAGCCTTTTACAAATTATACTGTCATGCTGGAAGCCACCAATTACTATGCCAAACTTCATGAGATAAAACCGATTCTCGGAGAACCTTTCATTATACAAACTGCAGCTGAAGGTAGAGTTTAACGTTTGTTAGACAATTTATTggtatacctaaatgcataatTACCACTTCTTAGTTCTTATATTATTTCCTGCCTTTTAGCTCCTACAGCCCCAAAGGATGTAACTGTTATCGTTTTAAGCCCAGTACTAGCACAAGTAGAGTGGACACCAGACCCTGGTCTTTATTACGAACTGCATTGGAGCACAGATAATTCATTGTCCGTAGCACAGAAAATAaaaggtaagtacttaaatactaGTTTTTAGTAGACTTCCATATTGAAGGAGTTATtcaattttgtacctatagtgTACACGATTATTTCATTGGTCAGTTGGTTGGGAAGGTCTTCATAAACTTGTTCATCATTTGACTGTACCTAATTCCAATCCATATCAATTGATTCGATTACTGAGCAAGTCGGTAACTAAATGGATGAACAACTTTGGCCGTCCGAATTTGGTATTTTCGTTTCCTCGTGTCTCGGAAAGGACGTTAGGCTTTCGTTCCCAGTTATTATCAATAACATttgataataactgtaaaagCTTGTAAGAGAATCTCGTTAGTCTCTTAGTCGAGctgatttattatttacattgttATGCAAAGAATACTCCTACCGTAATGTGATTATTGGATCACGACCCTCAGTAATGACGAATACAACACACACAGAGAGAGTGAGAGAGACACGTGTGTTTCCTCATTTTTGTCTTTTTGCCAGAACACAACACAGTGTTGGTGCCCGGAGGGCGGCGGGCGAACATGACGCGGCTGTCGCCGGCCACGGCGTACACGGTGTGGGTGCGCGCGCGCTCACGGCACAGCGCGGTGGGCGCGGACTCAGCGCCGCAGCGCCTGCGCACGttcccgccgcccgcgccgctcgCGCTGCGTGATGCCACCGCCTATGCGCTCTCCGTTATCTGGCCGCCGCCTACTTCATACAAGCTTTACAAGTGAGTTTGCCGCTCTTGGCACctgtaaaaagttatttttataacagtGGCAAAGACTGCGTATGTTCCACCGCCCGTGTTACTCATCAAGCTGTGTATGCATATGCTGTTTATGCTCACATTTCATACAGTAGGTATGGAGGCCTAATAGGAGGCAATTTACACCTAAATACACCTGACTTTCTTTGTAAAAGTAAGTACATTATAGTTTCTACAAAAAATCCATCTACCTACTCAACTTTGTCGTGCTATTTGCAGGTACGCAGTGGAGTACACAGAGCTCTCAAGTACAGCTGACGAGTGGACAGCCTGCGAGCAAAGCGACAGTGCAGAGTGGCTGGCGAGCGGGCTGCGGCCGCGCGCGCGGTACCGCTTCCGCGTGCACCTGCAGTACGTCGAGCACGCGCCGCCCTACTACTGGCCCCATGACGACCGATTTACCTATGAAACCTTAGGTATAGTATTTTTGTTTGATTAAAAGGACATTCATTAGGTTTAGAATCTTTTTAGTAATATCACAGTAAGTATTGGGTTGAcatacgacatcaaacgagtcgcagggagccgccaACCGCCTGAATCCAAATCAGGCGCCAGACCGTTGCATTTGGGAGTCCTTACATGAGTgacgagacctatgtccagcagcagAGGTCTataggttgttgatgatgatgatgattgtgtgTGCAGGTGACGTGCCAGGCCCGCCGGGCGCGCTGCACGTGGAGGCGGTGGGCGAGCGCATGATGCGCGCGCGCTGGAGCGAGCCCGAGGCCCGCGGCGCGCCCATCGAGGCCTATCGGATCTGGGGTCGACCGCATCATAGGTATGTCACAGTTTAAACTATCGTAGAAAGCAACTGTAGTACAAACAGATCAAACGTTGTAAGGAATGTGGTTGAATTCTCCatcttctttctttttttggCACTGTTCAATAACTTGGTACGCAGTGTACCTACTCAGCCGCGAAAATAGGGACGAATACTTATATGAAACTGTCGTCAATTCTGAAAATGTCGACTACCCCACCCCACTGTAGGACATAAGACCTTATACCTAGTTTCATTATCGATATATGCTTTTCTGCAGAATAAACTATGTGGATGAAAATATTATGACCAAGAATATAAGTGAGATGCTGCCAAACAACCTGCCCAGTGACATCGATGACGAAATGAAATTGCGCATTGTTCGCGAAGGACTCGAACTACTTTATAGCGGGAACGGTAAGTTCTCCTACCGTGGTACTTAATAATTTCTAACTTATTATCAGCCTGTTttggtccactgctggatataagCCCTTTCGATAGCACGTCACCTCACACCACACGATCCTCCTAGTCCCATCACTTCTTGTCATCTTTTTCTAGTCTACACCGATAACGTTCACGACTGTAGACAGCTGGACTCTGGAGGTAAAACGCTGTGACTTGACCTGCTTAGTTACCATTGTTAAACTTTATGAGATGACGTAAACTCGTACTACTGCGTCAAATCTTATCTTCTAAAATTAATCAGTGTGACTTATACGATGTTGCAGAGACGTACTGGTTGATCAGCGAGGGCGCGGTGTCCGAGGGTTACGTGGCGCGCGTGCAGGCGCGCAACAGCTACGGCTGGGGCCCGCTGTCCGCCACCGGCGTACTGCACGCGCCCGCGCACGCCGCCAAGCCGCATCCCGCCGCGCTGGCCGTGGCCGTGGCCGCGCTGGCGATGCTCGTGCTAGGCGTGGCCGCCGCCGTGTTTTACAGTAAGCTTCTCCGCTACTCGTGTGGTACAGCAGACAAATCTGCGGCTCTTCCAGGGGTTACGCAAACCACGGTCTCgtctccctgcaactcgtttcaTATCGTGTATCTGTTGCGCAGTTCTTGCAGCATTTTATGACTTCAACATAATATTCACTAAGCTGTGCCCTGATCATTGCCCcgtcagcttcgcaactcaCTATGCTATGTCGGGTCTTAAATTCTAGATTCAAGACGATGGATCATCTTTTATGATTTAATCACACATCAAGAGAAATATACTTTAAGGCATTCCAAACTAATCTAGCATCTTTAGACaatttaaaagcacttgtaaaagtatttCTACTCCAAGCTTGGTATTCTCCATCCCCGCTGAGTAACTATGATCTTACTACGCCTGTATACGCGAGTACactagccggcaagaaatattgtatatcgt
The Maniola hyperantus chromosome 11, iAphHyp1.2, whole genome shotgun sequence DNA segment above includes these coding regions:
- the sev gene encoding proto-oncogene tyrosine-protein kinase ROS isoform X4; the encoded protein is MRSENNRTGDGHFDVSCGSDCSVQQCRLGCNLWLQGLENSCQTVCNVTSETVISRELYCVMGCNEALNMYLQKVRDLLGTPPAPALVADSLTATSLSLVWDAPNLGNLSYLVQWRYEELPGSWQYYSNSSHSDKSIIHVENLRPYTKYRFRVAIFLSGHSSGGEPVYSTPSVVISTLESGQPSSAPTALRAAAPDPSRVAISWEPGPFPNGPLISYVLRLADTQPNTNNALEDMPASNNTLFYMFQNLAPAREYEVSVAMRNAVGEGPRASVRIKTPPLPTSVPSQQPVLILGGEHNILAAPANDMLSDPIELYNTEHEITGVGLDFSSDSLFVSVSNGYVYRSSLAKKSPCEPILTPEHISYKPLDLSVDWLNKHLYVLGEVYYTKEGSDWSNSSVYSSWEILRCDFDGKNKIVALSGFNSRPIHFEVDAYNGYLFWALRGVERGGLYRLDLANISNGVRHDAPPELIVRDAHLGAFTVDHADFRLLVTHLRQNTVLAVSLDGREVSDFRSNTQKPMFFSARSIAYANGLFYWTNGREMLTEEYHKQSDSYYHNEYPLAYNTKTLATRQVLVALRSCQPIPVPVNPPLGVQSIMGIDRAKVSWAPPHLLGHQGTGAWQQWTFQLQVTEAISGVYFKIENIQESMYIVENILSDTEYIFRVAAVTESGSGPWSSEFIGKTLTSSLTTLQSTLLWSGPDGLLQTDLTGDNLQTLIHRTFLKNVYITDISWYQDKLYLVTNTSTVMWYNTTSHETGVMANMDNVGSLAVDWVGKKIYWSNPKQQLITRGNFDGGNREPVPIVTVAKELVIDSLRAYIYWNTGHAVEASRLNGENKIIYYPAQLFSGKQVMGLTADLENKWLYWLVRSYDGSELHRAPTADKISASINEVSGSLVTRLSGTATLGPLCYFSGRLVWVQDSSRAVVSDLAGKYTAELLPRVHVIAVRDPTLHKNSESIIAIPETIHASSISVEGEWDKFNVTWAPAARVNLNTSRVYYDVSLQFEGQHKIERTVDVAWVEVSSRSVAPYSSMEVTVRAHTQWGGGAVARASLRTPQDAPAAPRAPRVYVQSAHSDGPLTATFRWEAPSRSNGVVRGYEAQCWAVGVGSAPVKPSACADARLSPLHTQLMLRDLAPASTYFFQVRAFTDAGYGQYSKLVSALSDEINPIPKVIISSQESIKIVDLDSGESELIPKSNGIPIDFVVSIEENVAYWANNLEEIFSSRINGSGNFKLTSINGTATSICVDWVSRSVYWAQIEITSTESYVMYRADLGIPNTRPHITRVLVRKQPIHSLQIAPKLRSLYWYEESKHKGLGTLMTAYVDGSNIRSFFNNSEEDISMSDFLDKCNCPQNPQVTKSFVLDMTNKTVELYWVDPWANHIKQSDKNGCVCKVIVNATEKRKYGFPPMSITVDSKYIYWYNSTEKLIFYTNKVKKNKIEQVKSSFGYKIVALDPENQPYPPRHCLLPSSQRLLPHVLTHSANSVTLKLPSVGKPFGCEKEQYEMTAAEYTIFYRVHMKNDSTICDKESCPYITTTNTVVALNELKPFTNYTVMLEATNYYAKLHEIKPILGEPFIIQTAAEAPTAPKDVTVIVLSPVLAQVEWTPDPGLYYELHWSTDNSLSVAQKIKEHNTVLVPGGRRANMTRLSPATAYTVWVRARSRHSAVGADSAPQRLRTFPPPAPLALRDATAYALSVIWPPPTSYKLYKYAVEYTELSSTADEWTACEQSDSAEWLASGLRPRARYRFRVHLQYVEHAPPYYWPHDDRFTYETLGDVPGPPGALHVEAVGERMMRARWSEPEARGAPIEAYRIWGRPHHRINYVDENIMTKNISEMLPNNLPSDIDDEMKLRIVREGLELLYSGNETYWLISEGAVSEGYVARVQARNSYGWGPLSATGVLHAPAHAAKPHPAALAVAVAALAMLVLGVAAAVFYIPAYNNRSKKKAAIESQLTANIVRRGPDVELATLRQLPIRHSTNILYNQGVHCPSDAELASLPHIRREQITLTKFLGSGAFGEVFEGVARQLGGANADTKVAVKTLRKGATEQEKTEFLKEAALMSNFKHEHILRLLGVCLDNDPNYIIMELMEAGDLLSYLRAKRASLYTPESLTLLDLLNMCVDVTKGCRYLEEMHFVHRDLACRNCLVAHRANGRVVKIGDFGLARDIYKNDYYRKEGEGLLPVRWMAVECLVDGVFSCQSDVWAWGVLCWEVLSLGQQPYPARTNRQVLSLVRAGGTPDRPPNCPSAFYELLQKCWSYSAEARPSFRHCLEVVTALRDKTSPNITLTATAEPAPHYLTLLGDDAVTNRSYLLDENDNTLDEDFPEHEMEPSHLLPQRAPKYLELMYDSDSPANTVCDGYEIPRTPFNYAPFSRHSIVGVAPNRLIKPPLYRSHSLRTSARPANATIVPLRNGVVKRASLCGAQRAFLEPRAGPSAARNRSDIDFDKHIFKTPF